In Elaeis guineensis isolate ETL-2024a chromosome 1, EG11, whole genome shotgun sequence, a genomic segment contains:
- the LOC105038455 gene encoding GRAS family protein RAM1-like: MCICSSERARERMQEDIGEEMPSLDLGIGSTWCSSDAKKRKRRDESNSIACGTLMQDVLDKRFFRLLQERERMLRVDPRRNELEDGKGLQLIDLLLVAATAVDAHNVSSAVDALHELYHRVSLNGDPIQRVAAYFTDGLAARILTRRSPFYRTIMAHTTAEEEFSAFTQLYQASPYYQFAHFTANQAIIEAFEKEEMQNGRRLHVIDFDVSYGFQWPSLIQSLSDKATSSMPISLRIMGFGGSIEELKETEIRLVNFTKGCRNLIFKFEGLLRGSSSSDFKIEKDATLVVNLVFYLQNLRSSSEIYHTLMAISSLNPSVVVLVEKEGSQRPQNFLSRFMESLHYYAAMFDSLNDCLPAESTERLSIEKNHLGREIQAAMTNEEKEEEKHLRFERLDTWKKKMESFGFEEIKLSSRSMSQAKLLLKIRSHCSSIEHDGGGGFRISERDEGHAISLGWQDRHLTTVSAWHCMQSPNCSPGCNL; this comes from the coding sequence CTTGACTTGGGTATTGGCAGCACTTGGTGTTCGAGTGAtgcgaagaagaggaagagaagagatgaatcTAATAGCATTGCATGTGGTACGTTAATGCAAGATGTCTTGGATAAAAGGTTCTTTAGGTTACTTCAAGAAAGGGAGAGGATGTTAAGAGTAGACCCCAGAAGGAATGAGTTGGAGGATGGAAAGGGTCTGCAACTGATTGATTTGCTTCTCGTGGCTGCCACCGCAGTTGATGCACACAATGTAAGCTCAGCTGTTGATGCCTTACATGAGTTGTACCATCGTGTCTCCTTGAATGGAGATCCAATCCAACGGGTCGCAGCTTACTTCACAGATGGCTTGGCTGCGAGAATTCTAACAAGAAGGTCTCCATTCTACCGAACAATCATGGCACATACCACAGCAGAAGAAGAATTCTCAGCCTTCACCCAACTCTACCAGGCGTCACCATACTACCAGTTTGCCCATTTCACTGCTAACCAAGCAATaattgaggcctttgaaaaggaAGAGATGCAGAATGGAAGAAGGCTACATGTCATAGATTTCGATGTGTCATATGGATTCCAATGGCCTTCTTTAATCCAATCCCTATCTGATAAGGCCACAAGTAGCATGCCCATCTCTCTCCGAATTATGGGATTTGGTGGAAGCATTGAGGAACTCAAGGAAACTGAAATAAGGCTTGTCAATTTCACCAAGGGCTGCCGCAATTTGATCTTCAAATTTGAAGGGCTGCTGAGAGGTTCGAGTAGCAGTGATTTTAAGATTGAAAAGGATGCAACGCTCGTCGTGAACTTGGTTTTTTACCTGCAAAACTTGAGAagctcttcagagatatatcaTACATTGATGGCTATCTCCTCACTGAATCCATCTGTGGTGGTTCTGGTAGAGAAAGAAGGTAGCCAAAGACCACAAAACTTCTTATCGAGGTTTATGGAGTCTTTACATTACTATGCAGCCATGTTCGACTCGTTGAATGACTGCCTCCCGGCTGAGAGCACCGAGAGGCTGAGCATCGAGAAGAACCATCTCGGTAGAGAGATCCAGGCCGCCATGACTAAcgaggagaaggaagaggagaagcACTTGAGGTTTGAGAGGCTGGATACATGGAAGAAAAAGATGGAGAGCTTCGGTTTCGAAGAAATAAAGTTGAGTTCAAGGTCTATGAGCCAAGCAAAGCTGCTCTTGAAGATCAGGAGCCACTGCTCAAGTATAGAACATGATGGTGGTGGTGGGTTTCGAATTTCTGAGAGAGATGAAGGGCATGCGATATCTTTAGGATGGCAAGATAGGCATCTAACAACAGTTTCTGCATGGCACTGCATGCAGTCACCCAATTGCTCACCAGGGTGCAATTTGTAG